A region from the Beduinella massiliensis genome encodes:
- a CDS encoding VOC family protein — MNCHINSLYLCVKDMERAIRFYEDFFEKEVTIKNEIYSVFDINGFRLGLFAFKKMNEKHSFGSNCLPSVDVENLDILKRKTENLELCFPLTQINDNWVVEFVDSEGNHIELTAPIE, encoded by the coding sequence TTGAACTGTCATATTAATTCATTATATCTATGTGTAAAAGATATGGAGAGAGCAATTCGATTTTATGAGGATTTTTTTGAAAAAGAAGTGACTATTAAAAACGAAATTTATAGTGTTTTTGATATAAATGGATTCCGCTTGGGTTTATTCGCTTTTAAAAAAATGAATGAAAAGCACAGTTTTGGAAGCAATTGTTTACCCAGTGTTGACGTTGAAAATTTAGATATTCTTAAAAGAAAAACTGAAAATTTAGAACTATGTTTTCCGTTGACGCAGATAAATGATAATTGGGTAGTAGAATTTGTTGATTCAGAGGGAAACCACATTGAATTAACGGCTCCGATTGAATAA
- a CDS encoding alanine racemase produces MEASRYRLLDASDVPSPQLLYYPEIIRENTRRAIALAGGAQRLWPHVKTHKSLDLTRMQVGLGITRFKCATFAEAEMAAQAGAQALLLAYPLVGPNVARFVRLAAAYPHVACYALADDLSQLRLLGACARAHGAAASVLLDVNMGMNRTGVAPGEAGAWLRQAAAVPGVRLCGLHCYDGHRHESDPAARAAAVAASLREIDALRARLPADGLDCPIVIMGGTPSFPCHAQRPGVYLSPGTCFVMDYGYARDFPDLPFVPGAAVLTRVVSRPAPGLFTLDLGCKGIGSDPAGPRGLLLDWLDASPLFQSEEHWVFRMDEGAARTPPPVGTELYVLPTHICPTTALYPYVLTVEGGRVLGAWDVTARNRRLTI; encoded by the coding sequence ATGGAAGCATCCCGCTACAGGCTCCTGGACGCATCGGACGTCCCCTCGCCCCAGCTTCTCTATTACCCGGAGATCATCCGCGAAAACACGCGGCGGGCCATCGCGCTGGCGGGCGGCGCGCAGCGCCTGTGGCCGCACGTCAAGACGCACAAGTCGCTCGACCTCACGCGCATGCAGGTAGGCCTCGGCATCACGCGCTTTAAGTGCGCCACCTTCGCGGAGGCGGAGATGGCCGCGCAGGCAGGCGCGCAGGCGCTGCTCCTGGCCTACCCGCTGGTGGGCCCAAACGTCGCGCGCTTCGTGCGCCTCGCCGCGGCCTATCCGCACGTCGCGTGCTACGCCCTCGCGGACGACCTTTCGCAGCTTCGCCTGCTGGGCGCGTGCGCCCGCGCGCACGGCGCGGCCGCGAGCGTCCTGCTGGACGTCAACATGGGCATGAACCGCACCGGCGTCGCGCCCGGCGAGGCCGGCGCGTGGCTCCGTCAGGCCGCCGCCGTGCCCGGCGTCCGCCTGTGCGGCCTGCACTGCTACGACGGCCACCGCCACGAGTCCGACCCCGCCGCGCGCGCGGCCGCCGTGGCCGCCTCCCTGCGGGAGATCGACGCCCTGCGCGCGCGGCTTCCGGCGGACGGGCTCGACTGCCCCATCGTCATCATGGGCGGCACGCCCTCCTTCCCCTGCCACGCGCAGCGCCCGGGCGTCTACCTCTCGCCCGGCACCTGCTTCGTCATGGATTACGGCTACGCGCGCGACTTCCCCGACCTGCCCTTCGTGCCCGGCGCGGCCGTGCTCACCCGCGTCGTCAGCCGCCCGGCCCCCGGCCTGTTCACGCTCGACCTGGGCTGCAAGGGCATCGGCTCCGACCCCGCGGGCCCGCGCGGCCTGCTGCTCGACTGGCTGGACGCAAGCCCCCTCTTTCAAAGCGAGGAGCACTGGGTCTTTCGGATGGACGAGGGCGCTGCGCGCACCCCGCCGCCCGTCGGAACCGAGCTGTACGTGCTCCCCACGCACATCTGCCCCACCACCGCGCTCTACCCCTATGTGCTCACCGTGGAGGGCGGCCGCGTCCTGGGGGCGTGGGACGTCACCGCGCGCAACCGCAGGCTCACGATCTGA
- a CDS encoding Atu1372/SO_1960 family protein, whose translation MATVYEKLASLGLSLPNPPPRGGIYRPVRQAGNLLYVSGQGATRGGVPALVGHVGAECTVEQGQEAARLCALNCLAVLHDYLGDLGRVKGLVKLLGFVASAPGFTQQPLVMNGASQLFLDLYGEDGVGARSAIGVNELPGGIPVEIEFIFEI comes from the coding sequence ATGGCAACCGTCTACGAAAAACTCGCTTCCCTCGGCCTGTCGCTCCCCAATCCCCCGCCGCGCGGCGGCATCTATAGGCCGGTGCGCCAGGCCGGCAATCTGCTCTACGTCTCCGGCCAGGGCGCGACGCGCGGCGGCGTGCCCGCGCTCGTCGGCCACGTCGGCGCGGAGTGCACCGTCGAGCAGGGGCAGGAGGCCGCGCGCCTGTGCGCGCTCAACTGCCTCGCCGTGCTGCACGACTACCTGGGCGATCTGGGCCGCGTGAAGGGCCTCGTGAAGCTGCTCGGCTTCGTCGCCAGCGCGCCGGGCTTCACGCAGCAGCCCCTCGTCATGAACGGCGCCTCGCAGCTCTTCCTCGACCTCTACGGCGAGGACGGCGTCGGCGCGCGCTCGGCCATCGGCGTAAACGAGCTGCCCGGCGGCATCCCGGTCGAGATCGAGTTCATCTTTGAAATCTGA
- a CDS encoding AraC family transcriptional regulator, translating into MEWVNAVQKALNYIEDHLLEELDAEGVARSAFTSSAYFQKIFHIVTGLTVGDYIRSRRLSLAGEEIAAGRTRVIDAAAKYGYESPESFTKAFTRFHGVTPSAARRTRCDLNYFSPLKIEIRVEGGAIQSRRLIPNVERLYENRAENYMFPSCMRSAMAALGEDAAYDFPFFAGVTGDLFTQTWLEPRWRYNDSYSNVCKETQVPLRRAFDACGYEYVYRTRAQVQADPDGARREIVECIDRGLPVLAFGIVGPPVCSIVCGYSEQGKLLIGWSQFTGETAEDEVFDHAFSENSFQVRDGLSRVEALVFFGRKKERPSIGECVRESLLAIPSLAALAPRDGACFGRAAFEAWADSLLEDADFRGAEALPGPLDTYRSCVVQTGTNLHFVGPYLARAAALCPDQAARIRGLAALYAQEKEAFERLIDYQGGYFLEPNRDALLDRGFREGLSARVREVGRLYEQAARFMAEGG; encoded by the coding sequence ATGGAATGGGTCAACGCCGTGCAAAAGGCGCTCAACTACATCGAGGATCATCTCTTGGAGGAGCTGGACGCCGAGGGCGTCGCGAGGAGCGCGTTTACGTCGAGCGCCTACTTTCAAAAGATATTTCACATCGTCACGGGCCTGACGGTGGGGGACTACATCCGCAGCCGGCGGCTTTCGCTGGCCGGGGAGGAGATCGCGGCCGGCCGGACGCGGGTGATCGACGCGGCGGCGAAGTACGGATACGAATCGCCGGAGAGCTTTACGAAGGCGTTCACCCGCTTTCACGGCGTCACGCCCTCCGCCGCCCGGCGGACGCGCTGCGATCTGAACTACTTCTCGCCCCTCAAGATCGAGATTCGCGTGGAGGGCGGGGCCATTCAGTCGCGCAGGCTGATTCCGAACGTGGAGCGGCTGTACGAAAACCGGGCGGAGAACTACATGTTCCCCAGCTGCATGCGCTCCGCGATGGCGGCGCTGGGCGAGGACGCGGCCTACGACTTCCCGTTCTTCGCGGGCGTCACGGGCGATCTGTTCACACAGACCTGGCTTGAGCCCCGGTGGCGCTACAACGACTCGTACTCCAACGTGTGCAAGGAGACGCAGGTTCCGCTGCGGCGCGCGTTCGACGCCTGCGGCTACGAATACGTCTACCGCACGCGCGCGCAGGTGCAGGCGGATCCGGACGGCGCCCGGCGCGAGATCGTGGAGTGCATCGACCGGGGACTGCCCGTGCTGGCCTTCGGCATCGTGGGGCCGCCCGTCTGCTCGATCGTCTGCGGCTACAGCGAGCAGGGAAAGCTGCTCATCGGCTGGTCGCAGTTCACCGGGGAGACGGCGGAGGACGAGGTATTTGACCACGCGTTTTCAGAGAATTCCTTTCAGGTGCGCGACGGGCTCTCGCGGGTCGAGGCGCTCGTCTTCTTCGGGCGGAAAAAGGAGCGGCCCTCGATCGGCGAATGCGTGCGGGAATCCCTGCTCGCCATCCCGTCGCTCGCCGCCCTCGCGCCCCGGGACGGGGCCTGCTTTGGAAGGGCCGCGTTCGAGGCCTGGGCGGATTCGCTGCTGGAGGACGCGGACTTTCGGGGGGCGGAGGCGCTGCCGGGGCCGCTGGACACCTACCGCAGCTGCGTGGTGCAGACGGGCACGAACCTGCACTTTGTCGGGCCCTATCTGGCGCGGGCGGCGGCGCTGTGCCCGGACCAGGCCGCGAGGATACGCGGGCTTGCGGCGCTGTACGCGCAGGAAAAGGAAGCGTTTGAGCGGCTGATCGACTATCAGGGCGGCTACTTTCTGGAGCCAAACCGGGACGCGCTGCTGGACCGGGGATTCAGGGAGGGCCTGAGCGCGCGTGTGCGGGAGGTCGGGCGCCTCTACGAGCAGGCGGCCCGGTTCATGGCCGAGGGCGGCTGA
- a CDS encoding amidohydrolase family protein translates to MVDTCISGARVLTPQGLLCARVLLKDGRIAALAPADAPAPEAAQSLDASGLYLLPGFIDIHRHADLTPFTDAPSIEVPQGVTTQICGNCGFSAAPSAPETFAALRDYAAPILGNIPPALCGLTMRAFLREAAARPLRLNTGYLVGGGALRICVKGFAPAPLSPAELSRLLSLLEDALCAGALGLSLGLMYAPECYYTRAELEAILAVPARMGRPVVAHMRGEGTSVVCSVEEMISLAERTGARVHISHLKAAGKNVWGHAVDAFLARIDAARARGLPITFDAYPYAAGSTTLTTLLPPEALAGGTEALLSRLREPAARREIADSLLRERPDWDNIFATTGAERITVAASSDPAETGRSLAQLAARRGLPAADFVLELLVRDEGRVTIVEHHMDPADVERILLRPECIVISDALYGASGSPHPRAYGAFPRFLRRFVRERRLLSLPEAAAKITSMPADFFGLAGRGRIAPGCHADLVLLDLERLQDRATYENPRQLPEGIRAVFVGGRQQGGAPPPASLRGGLTPDASRAGRPQTAFPGVLLGAT, encoded by the coding sequence ATGGTCGATACCTGCATCAGCGGCGCGCGGGTGCTGACGCCGCAGGGTCTCCTCTGCGCGCGCGTGCTCCTGAAGGACGGGCGCATCGCCGCGCTCGCCCCCGCGGACGCGCCCGCGCCCGAGGCCGCGCAGTCGCTCGACGCGTCCGGGCTTTACCTGCTGCCCGGCTTCATCGACATCCACCGCCACGCGGACCTGACGCCCTTCACGGACGCGCCGTCCATCGAGGTGCCGCAGGGCGTCACCACGCAGATCTGCGGCAACTGCGGCTTTTCCGCGGCGCCCAGCGCGCCGGAGACGTTCGCGGCGCTGCGCGACTACGCCGCGCCGATCCTGGGGAACATTCCGCCCGCGCTGTGCGGGCTTACCATGCGCGCGTTCCTGCGCGAGGCGGCCGCGCGCCCGCTCCGCCTGAACACGGGCTACCTGGTCGGCGGCGGGGCGCTGCGCATCTGCGTCAAGGGCTTTGCCCCCGCGCCGCTCTCGCCCGCCGAGCTCTCCCGCCTGCTCTCCCTCCTTGAGGATGCGCTTTGCGCGGGCGCGCTGGGGCTCAGCCTGGGGCTGATGTACGCGCCGGAGTGCTACTACACCCGCGCGGAGCTGGAGGCGATCCTCGCCGTGCCCGCGCGCATGGGCAGGCCCGTCGTCGCGCACATGCGCGGGGAGGGCACGAGCGTCGTTTGCAGCGTGGAGGAGATGATCTCCCTCGCGGAGCGCACGGGCGCGCGCGTGCACATCAGCCACCTGAAGGCCGCGGGCAAAAACGTGTGGGGGCACGCGGTGGACGCGTTCCTCGCCCGGATCGACGCGGCGCGCGCCCGCGGGCTTCCCATCACGTTCGACGCCTACCCCTACGCCGCCGGTTCGACGACGCTGACCACGCTGCTGCCGCCGGAGGCGCTCGCAGGCGGCACGGAGGCGCTGCTTTCCCGCCTGCGGGAGCCCGCCGCGCGCCGCGAGATCGCGGATTCCCTGCTGCGCGAGCGGCCGGACTGGGACAACATCTTCGCGACCACGGGGGCGGAGCGCATCACGGTCGCCGCCTCCTCCGACCCGGCCGAAACGGGCCGCAGCCTCGCGCAGCTCGCGGCGCGCCGGGGCCTTCCTGCGGCGGATTTCGTCTTGGAGCTGCTCGTGCGCGATGAAGGGCGCGTGACCATCGTGGAGCACCACATGGACCCCGCGGACGTGGAGCGCATCCTGCTGCGCCCGGAGTGCATCGTCATCTCCGACGCGCTGTACGGCGCGTCCGGCAGCCCGCACCCGCGCGCTTACGGCGCCTTCCCGCGCTTCCTGCGCCGCTTCGTGCGCGAGCGGCGCCTGCTCTCCCTCCCGGAGGCGGCCGCGAAGATCACCTCCATGCCCGCGGACTTCTTCGGCCTCGCGGGCCGGGGCCGCATCGCGCCCGGCTGCCATGCGGATCTGGTGCTGCTGGATCTGGAGCGGCTCCAAGACCGCGCCACCTACGAAAACCCCCGCCAGCTCCCGGAGGGCATCCGCGCGGTCTTCGTCGGCGGGCGTCAGCAGGGCGGCGCCCCGCCCCCCGCTTCGCTCCGCGGCGGTTTAACGCCGGATGCTTCGCGCGCCGGGCGCCCGCAAACCGCCTTTCCCGGCGTCCTGCTGGGCGCGACGTAA
- the trmB gene encoding tRNA (guanosine(46)-N7)-methyltransferase TrmB, giving the protein MHMRRKPWARPELEACPYYRQDPRDLRGRWAGQFPKAQPLHVELGCGKGVSTAQMVLHNQDVNFVAIDLVRDVLGYARRNIEAAFAGAPVENAIVAALNIECISQYFDASDAAERIYISFCNPWSQKKKHEKRRLTHPRQLRQYRTFLKDGGEIWFKTDDDTLFDASLAYLPPCGFRVRYLTRDLHQSGFAPNYESEHEIKYAAQGVPIKFLIAVKEPETDQN; this is encoded by the coding sequence ATGCACATGAGAAGAAAACCCTGGGCCCGCCCGGAGCTGGAGGCCTGCCCCTATTACCGGCAGGACCCGCGCGACCTGAGGGGCCGCTGGGCCGGACAGTTCCCCAAGGCGCAGCCCCTGCACGTGGAGCTGGGCTGCGGCAAGGGCGTCTCCACCGCGCAGATGGTCCTTCACAACCAGGACGTCAACTTCGTGGCCATCGACCTGGTGCGCGACGTGCTGGGCTACGCCCGGCGGAACATCGAGGCGGCCTTCGCGGGCGCGCCGGTCGAAAACGCGATCGTCGCGGCGCTGAACATCGAGTGCATCTCGCAGTACTTCGACGCCTCGGACGCGGCGGAGCGCATCTACATCAGCTTCTGCAACCCCTGGTCGCAGAAGAAGAAGCACGAAAAGCGCCGCCTGACCCACCCGCGCCAGCTTCGCCAATACCGCACGTTTTTGAAGGACGGCGGGGAAATCTGGTTCAAGACGGACGACGACACGCTGTTCGACGCGTCGCTCGCCTACCTGCCCCCGTGCGGCTTTCGCGTCCGCTACCTGACGCGCGACCTGCACCAGAGCGGCTTTGCCCCCAACTACGAGAGCGAGCACGAGATCAAGTACGCCGCGCAGGGCGTGCCCATCAAGTTCCTGATCGCCGTGAAGGAGCCGGAAACGGACCAAAATTGA
- a CDS encoding CRISPR-associated endonuclease Cas3'' gives MLQVAAAVIRNGKDEMLLARRGPGRDDAGLWEFPGGKLEAGEDARAAIVREIREEVGIELFVKGVLLHTVYEAPARAITLTFLDCTVRAGAPTAREHAELRWVRPEDAPGMALCPADRAALPALIARGRPAYAHSSEEGLFQPLEEHLLATARLAEAFAQAFDCGDWGYALGLLHDVGKARPAFFHRLEGGKTPVEHAAAGALLAKRRGGLVEAALAPCVAGHHAGLADPMPADYGQRLTPVCERLAREERRPAVREVVPVRWPAAGPKMRPTGARKGQGFSFALWQRMLFSCLVDADFLDTEAFMQGPQPRGRGEDVQTLRARLDAYMEQYSHPKNPIDEKRCAILADCRRAAEGPQGLYTLTVPTGGGKTLASLAFALRHAEKHGLRRVIYVIPYTSIISQTAKKFREALGEENVLEHTSIAEAGGVRADDAERATCERATCERATCERDDAERDDAEDEAVRARRLAAENWDAPVIVTTNVQFFESLMANRPARCRKLHNIVRSVVIFDEAQMLPTGYLIPCTRLIEELAVNYRATAVLCTATQPALGRYLGGLNATEICRDTAGLYEFFRRVRYEVAGVWEDERIWAEFRAQRQMLAVVNSRAHAQALYDGMAGEGVFCLTTLLTPQSREDKLEEIRARLKGGRTCRVVSTSLIEAGVDVDFPRVCREAAGLDSVIQAAGRCNREGGHSAQESVVTVFHSGEKWRDKVPKALKRPADVAAEILETEADIASPEAVGRYFTRLYALTGSGLDVKGIEKMLDDGGSAPPFEEAARAFRLIEEGTRAVLIPTTKEARTCAERLGAGERSRELWRQAARCSVSVYEGDFQALHAAGKLDVLDEQIAVLLDAACYDPDKGLCVPGMGAGIMI, from the coding sequence ATGTTGCAGGTGGCGGCGGCGGTGATCCGAAACGGGAAGGACGAAATGCTGCTCGCGAGGCGCGGGCCCGGCAGGGACGACGCGGGGCTCTGGGAGTTCCCGGGCGGCAAGCTGGAGGCGGGCGAGGACGCGCGCGCGGCGATCGTGCGCGAGATACGCGAGGAGGTGGGAATCGAGCTCTTCGTCAAGGGCGTGCTGCTGCACACGGTCTACGAGGCCCCCGCGCGGGCGATCACGCTGACGTTCCTCGACTGCACGGTGCGCGCCGGCGCGCCCACGGCGCGCGAGCACGCGGAGCTCCGCTGGGTGAGGCCGGAGGACGCGCCCGGCATGGCGCTGTGCCCCGCCGACCGGGCGGCCCTGCCCGCGCTGATCGCGCGGGGGCGTCCCGCCTACGCGCATAGCAGCGAGGAGGGCCTCTTTCAGCCGCTGGAGGAACACCTGCTCGCCACGGCGCGCCTGGCGGAGGCATTCGCGCAGGCGTTTGACTGCGGCGATTGGGGCTATGCGCTGGGGCTTTTGCACGACGTGGGCAAGGCGCGGCCCGCCTTCTTCCATCGGCTGGAGGGCGGCAAAACCCCGGTGGAGCACGCGGCGGCGGGAGCGCTGCTGGCAAAGCGCCGGGGCGGGCTGGTCGAGGCGGCGCTCGCGCCCTGCGTCGCCGGGCACCACGCGGGCCTGGCGGATCCCATGCCGGCGGACTACGGCCAGCGGCTGACGCCCGTTTGCGAGAGGCTCGCGCGGGAGGAGCGGCGGCCCGCGGTCCGCGAGGTCGTGCCGGTGCGCTGGCCGGCGGCGGGGCCGAAGATGCGCCCGACCGGCGCGCGGAAGGGGCAGGGCTTCTCGTTCGCCCTTTGGCAGCGCATGCTCTTCTCCTGCCTGGTGGACGCGGACTTTCTTGACACCGAGGCGTTCATGCAGGGCCCGCAGCCGCGCGGGCGGGGCGAGGACGTTCAGACGCTGCGTGCGCGGCTGGACGCGTACATGGAGCAGTATTCGCACCCGAAGAACCCCATTGACGAAAAGCGCTGCGCCATCCTCGCGGACTGCCGCCGCGCGGCGGAGGGGCCGCAGGGGCTGTACACGCTGACCGTGCCCACGGGCGGCGGCAAGACGCTGGCCTCGCTGGCCTTCGCGCTGCGCCACGCGGAAAAGCACGGGCTTCGGCGCGTCATCTACGTCATCCCCTACACCAGCATCATCAGCCAGACGGCGAAGAAATTCCGGGAGGCGCTGGGCGAGGAAAACGTGCTGGAGCACACCAGCATCGCGGAGGCGGGCGGCGTGCGAGCGGACGATGCGGAACGGGCGACGTGCGAACGGGCGACGTGCGAACGGGCGACGTGCGAACGGGACGACGCAGAGCGGGACGACGCGGAGGACGAGGCCGTGCGCGCCCGCCGCCTGGCCGCGGAGAACTGGGACGCGCCGGTGATCGTGACCACGAACGTGCAGTTCTTTGAATCGCTGATGGCGAATCGGCCCGCGCGCTGCCGCAAGCTGCACAACATCGTCCGCTCGGTGGTGATCTTCGACGAGGCGCAGATGCTGCCGACCGGCTACCTGATCCCCTGCACCCGGCTGATCGAGGAGCTGGCGGTGAATTACCGGGCGACCGCGGTGCTGTGCACGGCGACGCAGCCCGCGCTGGGCAGGTACCTTGGCGGCCTTAACGCCACGGAGATCTGCCGGGATACGGCGGGGCTGTACGAATTCTTCCGGCGCGTGCGCTACGAGGTCGCGGGCGTATGGGAGGATGAGCGCATTTGGGCGGAGTTCCGCGCGCAGCGGCAGATGCTCGCCGTCGTGAATTCGCGCGCGCACGCGCAGGCGCTTTACGACGGCATGGCGGGCGAGGGCGTCTTCTGCCTGACGACGCTGCTGACGCCCCAAAGCCGGGAGGATAAGCTGGAGGAAATCCGCGCGCGCCTTAAGGGCGGGCGAACCTGCCGGGTCGTCTCCACCAGCCTCATCGAGGCGGGCGTGGACGTGGACTTCCCGCGCGTGTGCCGCGAGGCCGCGGGGCTGGACAGCGTCATTCAGGCGGCGGGCCGCTGCAACCGCGAGGGAGGGCACAGCGCGCAGGAGAGCGTGGTCACCGTCTTCCATTCCGGGGAGAAGTGGCGGGACAAGGTGCCCAAGGCGCTCAAGCGCCCCGCGGACGTGGCGGCGGAGATCCTGGAGACGGAGGCGGACATCGCCTCGCCGGAGGCCGTCGGGCGCTACTTCACCCGGCTCTACGCGCTTACGGGCAGCGGCCTGGACGTGAAGGGCATCGAGAAGATGCTGGACGACGGAGGCAGTGCGCCGCCCTTTGAAGAGGCCGCGCGGGCGTTTCGCCTCATCGAGGAGGGCACGCGCGCGGTGCTGA